The Cryobacterium roopkundense sequence AAGCAGCAACAGCAAAGCAACAAGCAACCATACGAAAACAAGGAGGAGAGCCACTGTCCTGAGCGCCGAGCGCTCGGGTGCATTGCGTCGCTGAAACACTGTAGCCAGAAAGAGCACGATTACTGCGACCCTGAACGCGAACAAAGGCCCGAAAAGAGGAATTGTTGGTCCAAAGCAAGCCAAGATGGGGATCAACATGAGCATCACCCGCGGCACCCAATGAAGAACGTCCTCCAGTGCCGGTTCGCCTTGCGGTGAGCAAGTTGCTTCAACCGAAGGTCGCCCATGCACGGTCGTCATGCAAGTGCCTTTCTTGGCCGGTCGTGGCCGCCGAATGAACTGCGTAGCAATCGTAAGATTTGCTTCACGTTTTTGACTCTAAGCGCCGACCAGAGCACTAAGAAGAGAAGTGCCACACTAGCCTGAACCCAAAAGGGAGCAAGCACGACGTCAAACAGAACTATGAGCGAGACGATTCCCGTCAATACCGAGACAATTACAAGAGTTTGCCCCAGCCAAGGGAGTTGGTACCGTCTCCAAATAATAACGTAGGGGATACCGGCAATGGTGCTCGCTCCAACGAGGTAGCCGATGGGCACGGCATGCTCCGGGAGCGTTGGCACGAGAGCAATCCATACTGCGATACCAATCGCGAAACCGATGAGGCTCGATATCGCCGATGTTGCCATACCCCGATTTGATTGCGTAGTGAGCAAATTGACCGATGGTACGGCAATCGTCCCAACGACAACAGCGAGAAGTAGAAACATCAAGATCTCATCAGTGTTTTCCTGGAAACCCTTGCCCCATACCAGGAGCGTGATTGGGCCAGCAAGAATTCCGATGACTCCGAACGCGGCGATCATGAGCGTGACCAACGTTTGGGTCGCCAGTTGCGTTCGTTTCTTGAGCGACGCCAAATCGTCACGGCCGTGGTCACGCGCCATCGCCGGGAACAAAGCCAAACTCGTGGCTCCGGCAATCAGAGAGATCGGGGTCGTGAGGGTGAGGGCAGCCGCATACTCGCCAGCGTAGGAGAGTCCATTTACTGCTGTGGCGACGAGGATGGAAGTTTGCAGAAATCCGGCGCTAGATACTGTGCCCACAACACCGAGCATCATGAAACGATCTATCGCGCGGCGTGTGTCCCTGCTCACGCTGCGGCCGCTCCCATACGGCCACGAGAAGATCGCGAATAGGAGTGTAAGCACAGCCAGCGGAGCCAAAACCCAAGCATTGCGAACCCCGAGGAAGAGAAGAAGCAACGCCGCTAGAAAGCTCACTACACTCGCTGTAATCTCCCATCTGACAAGTCGCCCAACCTGCCCAGTACCGTAGTGCACTCCCCTAATGTAGGCATGCGCGCACATACTAAGCAGCAGAAGAATGGTCACGAGGACAATGCCTGTCCCGCTTGCGCGGAACAGGCAGATGATAAGGATCACCAGCGAAACCAGAAATGTCGACTGAAAAGTGCGCAGCCCTATGAATCTTGCGACGGCTTGAGCACTCTCAGAGTCCTCTTTGCCCCGGAAGTACGCAATGTACCTGCTAGCTGCACTCCCCGCAGAAGTTGGTAAGAACAAGGCGCCGAGGCTGGCTGTGGACGTTACGTTCTGGACGACACCCAAGAGCTCGGTCCCGCCCAGCCTGCCAAGGAGTACATTGGTTGCGAACCTGGACCCACCTTGAAACACAGTAGAGGCCAGCCCCAACGCTCCGACTCTGCCAGTTCGACTGGCGTCGAAGTTATCGAACCGTACACGCTCAAAGGCGACGGTCTGATTCGTTACAGACTTCCGACGGGTCATGCCGCGAGCCGTCGATTCCTCTGTCGCCGGCGCAACTCGATCGCTAGTTTAGGGGCCGAAGTCACTCCGGCAATTTCTGACAGCAGTTTCAAAACGTCAAGAGCCTCTCGCGTCGCTTCCTTCGGTAGGCTGCAGGGTCGATCGAAGTCGTAGTTGTAGTGCGGGATGGTTGCGGGCTGGTCAACGACATATCAATCTTTCGTAGACGCTGAGTAATACAGATTCTTCTTGCGCCCAGGTGAAGGATTTCGCTGCTTTGCGCGCGTTATTGCCATGGAGTTTCAGAAGGTCCGGGTCACTTGCGTAGCGATCGATCGCGGCTGTAATTGATTCGACAGACGTCTCGTCGACCAAAACACCACAGTTGTGCTTCTCAATGATGTCGCGCCACAACGGAAAATCGGAGGCAATGATTGCCGTTCCTGCCGACATGTATTCGAACATCTTGGTCGGCAATGAATCCAAATATGCAGGAGTCGACTGCAACACCACGAGCCCGATAGGCACGGAGGCAACTAAGAGACGAGCGTCTGACGGAGACACTTGCCCGTGAAAATTCACGTGCGCCCAGCCTGCACGCAATTCAAGACGTTTACGAAGCGAGTCGTCCGCGATGGGTCCAGCCAGCTCCAACTTCCACTGCGAAGCCGTGGCTTGGCTCCCCGCAGCATCCACCATCTGCAACGCGCCGCGATTGACGTCAATTGCGCCGACGTAGACGGCCCCGAAAGGTCTTTCCGCAGCCGGAGCGGCCCTCGAATCCGAGGCACTCCCCTTGGGATAGTTATGGACTACGGTCACCCTAGCGGGATTGTATCTGGCCGCTATCGTCTCTGTGGCCGCGATTACGTGGTTGCTGAACTTTGAAAGCCACACGACTATCAGTGCTAGGCGGATGAAGGCAGGCATCACCTTCTGATTTGCGTAGTGCTTGCCGAGCACCTGAGTGGGGAGATCTTCGTGAGCGTCGTAGATGACCTTCTTGCCCAGCAGCCTGAGAAGCGGCACTGACCAGACAAGTTCAGGATCATGGAGGTGAAATACGCTGGCGCGAGTTCGCAAGCCCGCAACCACGGCGGCAAGTGTCCCTAAGGTGACCCTGTTGAGTCGGCGTCGTTTGGGCAATCGAACGACGCGCACACCCGTCTCAGGCACGGTGCCGTCACTGTCCACGGCGATCAAAGAGACGCTGTAGCCGGCTGAAGCTAGGCTGGCCGCCTCCCGGAGATGCACACGATTATCTGTCCACGGGTGTGCAGAACTCACGTGAACGATTCTGACAGGCTCTACTGACGCGGGGGAATGCACGTGGACCATCTTTTCATCTAATTTCGTTACACACTTAGCTTCGCTGGATATCTCTGCGCACTGGATCGTTACGGCGTGACTCTCAATCGCGCACTGATGCGCTAGCTTGCGGCAACGGCCGGAAGCGGCTCCTCCAGAAACGTCGCACTCGCCCGGTCTAGAGCGCGACCAAACGTGCCAGCCAGTTCCAAGTAGCTGTATTCGCTCATGACATGGGCGCGCGCCTTGATACCCATCTGCAACCGCATTGCAGGCGTCATCGCCTGAATCTGCGACATGGCTTGGGCAATCTGCTGTTGGTCATTAGGTCGAACGCAAATCCCGCCGTCGCTCTCAAGAATGGGATTGTTCAAGGCCTTAGCGGCAAAAATGATGGGTCGGCCCGCGTACATATAGTCGAAGAGCTTATTCAAGCTAATTCCGTACTTGTAGATTTCCAGATCGAACATGTTTGCCACGAGACAGTCGGCCTGATTCGCCATGTAGATGACATCACTCTTGGGTACGGGACCCTCGAAAGAAATCCGTTCACCACAGGCCAGGCCTGCTGCTAGGTCGGCCAGTTCAAGTCGCTTGGGACCATCGCCGATCATCCGGAGGCGCGCCCGTTCATTTCCGGGGAGAGAGGCGAAATCATTGAAGGCCAACAGAATTGGTTCAAGTGCATTCGCGTTGCCCATCGCGCCCAAATACATGCAGGTAAAGTCTCGATCTTCCACAGCGGCAATATCCGGGAGGTGCGTGGGCACATCCACTCCGTTGGATACCCAGGAGAACGGCTTGTCGATTCCCAGGCCCTCAATATACTTTCCGACCCCGGGCAACGGCGACACAACACCGACGGACCCGCGAATCAGCTTCAACTCAAGCTTGCCCAGAAGGATTTCTAGAGCACTTCCCCTCTTCAACCGTCCCAGGGCGACAAGGCTCTCGGGCCACAAGTCCCGCGGCTCAAAGATGAATGGCACTGCGTATCTCTTCGCAAGCCGCATTGCTCCCCATGCAGCTAGGGGATGTACGGAGCTACCCACAATAGCGTCGGGTCGCTTCAGGCCACGAAGGCTTCCGGGCGCCAGGAGGGACGCCGTAAAGAGAATCATGTTCAGAACGCGCAAGGGGCCGTTGCCCTCGTAACTATTTGACCGCAACCACACGAACAATGCCGCTCCACTCTTGAGCATCCGCCTCTGCTGAAAGCGGCGGTGAGTCTGTTTGCCTCTGGGATGCGTGGTGCTGGCCGCGATGATCGTCGCCTGCCAGCCAACGGAGGGCAGGTGTTGAGACAGGAAGTAGTGCCGGCCAGCTTGCAGGTCCTTTGCTGGTTCGGTTGCGTAGTGGTTAACGATCCAGATTTGCTTCGGCTCACTCATGTATTCATTGCCTTTCGCTGTAAAGATTTCAGTCGACGTCTCAGTTCGCATCCGGCGCGACAAACTCCCCGCCGAATGGCCTTCGCCTGAGTTCATGAGATCTGACCGAGCCCCGACGCCAGCGACCCCAGGTACCAGACGTTCCCCCGGAGAACGAAGGATCCAAGCGCCAATGGCAAGGTAAGCGGCTGTGACAGCTAGGACTCCCAACGCACTGACCCACCACCCACTGAGGTTGACCGCAGCGACGAGTCCGAAGCCACCTGCCACAGCACTCAAACTGGCAGTAAGTACGGCAACCCGAAGGTGAGCAATCCCGGAGCCTTGAATTCGTTGGTATAGGTGTTCACGATGGGCTTCAAACCAGCGCGCGCGTTTC is a genomic window containing:
- a CDS encoding glycosyltransferase gives rise to the protein MIPALAISAIVVLIVSLLLPFVLRPLLTRLGVVDVPNLRSSHERPVLRGMGLAPLMAMLAGYMSFVLLLASTRADSIIVSVGVLSLAAGLLGWIEDVRGLPVRVRAAAQLAIGVAASAALQGSGSTPMWLVPIFAIGIAGYINVANFMDGLDGISGLHGVVVGATYGVLGLIFGFPWLIAAGGILAVAFLGFLPWNLMRGGVFLGDVGSYLLGGSIGIVAVAALMHGVPLVAVLAPLTIYLVDAGGTLLKRILKRARWFEAHREHLYQRIQGSGIAHLRVAVLTASLSAVAGGFGLVAAVNLSGWWVSALGVLAVTAAYLAIGAWILRSPGERLVPGVAGVGARSDLMNSGEGHSAGSLSRRMRTETSTEIFTAKGNEYMSEPKQIWIVNHYATEPAKDLQAGRHYFLSQHLPSVGWQATIIAASTTHPRGKQTHRRFQQRRMLKSGAALFVWLRSNSYEGNGPLRVLNMILFTASLLAPGSLRGLKRPDAIVGSSVHPLAAWGAMRLAKRYAVPFIFEPRDLWPESLVALGRLKRGSALEILLGKLELKLIRGSVGVVSPLPGVGKYIEGLGIDKPFSWVSNGVDVPTHLPDIAAVEDRDFTCMYLGAMGNANALEPILLAFNDFASLPGNERARLRMIGDGPKRLELADLAAGLACGERISFEGPVPKSDVIYMANQADCLVANMFDLEIYKYGISLNKLFDYMYAGRPIIFAAKALNNPILESDGGICVRPNDQQQIAQAMSQIQAMTPAMRLQMGIKARAHVMSEYSYLELAGTFGRALDRASATFLEEPLPAVAAS
- a CDS encoding glycosyltransferase; the encoded protein is MSSAHPWTDNRVHLREAASLASAGYSVSLIAVDSDGTVPETGVRVVRLPKRRRLNRVTLGTLAAVVAGLRTRASVFHLHDPELVWSVPLLRLLGKKVIYDAHEDLPTQVLGKHYANQKVMPAFIRLALIVVWLSKFSNHVIAATETIAARYNPARVTVVHNYPKGSASDSRAAPAAERPFGAVYVGAIDVNRGALQMVDAAGSQATASQWKLELAGPIADDSLRKRLELRAGWAHVNFHGQVSPSDARLLVASVPIGLVVLQSTPAYLDSLPTKMFEYMSAGTAIIASDFPLWRDIIEKHNCGVLVDETSVESITAAIDRYASDPDLLKLHGNNARKAAKSFTWAQEESVLLSVYERLICR
- a CDS encoding lipid II flippase MurJ, which produces MSRDTRRAIDRFMMLGVVGTVSSAGFLQTSILVATAVNGLSYAGEYAAALTLTTPISLIAGATSLALFPAMARDHGRDDLASLKKRTQLATQTLVTLMIAAFGVIGILAGPITLLVWGKGFQENTDEILMFLLLAVVVGTIAVPSVNLLTTQSNRGMATSAISSLIGFAIGIAVWIALVPTLPEHAVPIGYLVGASTIAGIPYVIIWRRYQLPWLGQTLVIVSVLTGIVSLIVLFDVVLAPFWVQASVALLFLVLWSALRVKNVKQILRLLRSSFGGHDRPRKALA